A window from Pangasianodon hypophthalmus isolate fPanHyp1 chromosome 16, fPanHyp1.pri, whole genome shotgun sequence encodes these proteins:
- the LOC113530673 gene encoding LOW QUALITY PROTEIN: 60S ribosomal protein L22 (The sequence of the model RefSeq protein was modified relative to this genomic sequence to represent the inferred CDS: inserted 1 base in 1 codon), with protein MRSRCPSSRXNFFAMAPLRRQAVPSKGGKKKKQVLMFTLDCTHPVEDGIMDAANFEQFLQERIKVNGKAGNLGGGVITIERSKSKITVSSEVPFSKRYLKYLTKKYLKKNNLRDWLRVVANTKESYELRYFQINQDEEDEEDED; from the exons ATGCGCAGTCGCTGTCCTTCCTCTC ACAACTTTTTCGCCATGGCTCCGCTG AGGAGGCAAGCTGTGCCCAGCAAAGGGGGCaagaaaaagaagcaagtgTTGATGTTCACTCTGGACTGTACACACCCGGTTGAGGATGGCATCATGGATGCAGCCAACTTT gAGCAGTTCCTTCAGGAGCGCATCAAAGTGAACGGCAAAGCAGGAAACCTCGGTGGTGGAGTCATAACTATTGAGAGGAGCAAAAGCAAGATCACAGTTTCTTCCGAGGTTCCCTTCTCCAAAAG GTACCTGAAGTATCTTACCAAGAAGTATTTGAAGAAGAACAACCTCAGAGACTGGCTGCGTGTTGTGGCTAATACGAAGGAGAGCTATGAACTTCGCTACTTCCAGATCAACCAGGAcgaggaggatgaagaggatgaagattaa
- the rnf207b gene encoding RING finger protein 207 isoform X2 gives MSGGIFSPLDKLFDPDSANCHPLVCHLCREQYEHPCLLDCYHTFCASCLRGRAVDSRLTCPLCGHQSIVKGVNALPPEDRLLKFLVDNSADSEETVQCANCDWECKKQDVDAMYYCNTCNQPLCGNCREATHKAKMFSRHEIVSLAKRTKEAHKKCALHEELYIMFSTEKKSMLCINCFRDMPVESRAHCIDIETAYMQGCEKLDQAVLAVKELQTSAREAIVLLKAMIGEVRANVDEEEGAICTLFNSMQEKLAERKKILLKAAQSQHEEKERAFKEQLSHLAALLPTLQVHLVTCSAFLSSANKFEFLDMGYQLMERLKKIVKLPHRLRPSQSSKINTEYRSEFARCLEPLLLLGQRRSVSTAGSVSGLGNSGGLLPSVSCHSPTGGHMMLDSSVVRKPTSHRYISTKVLLAEGGESPFMEHCRNYENSYKNLQTEIQKLKDQVQEIHRDLTKHHSLIKTDTMSEILERSLEMDGEISTEYTSVEMMRAMFEEIWEETYQRVANEQEIYEAQLHDLVQLKQENSYLTTIARQIGPYIRSIAKVKERLEPRLKEPKELKDDRTETMLKIYEDSSMAADTQHSNELTCAHEDYHTLSLSDDSNLKSKDLYRLNKQKCATDTSHCIPVKPQLS, from the exons ATGTCTGGAGGAATCTTCTCTCCTTTGGATAAACTTTTCGACCCAGACAGTGCAAACTGCCACCCCTTGGTGTGCCACTTGTGCCGTGAGCAGTATGAGCATCCGTGCCTACTGGACTGTTACCACACTTTCTGTGCCAGCTGCCTGCGTGGTAGAGCTGTGGACAGCCGGCTCACATGCCCCCTCTGTGG GCACCAGTCTATTGTGAAAGGGGTGAATGCACTGCCTCCAGAGGACCGTCTGCTGAAGTTCTTGGTGGATAATTCTGCGGACAGCGAGGAAACCGTGCAGTGTGCCAACTGTGACTGGGAGTGCAAGAAACAG GATGTGGATGCAATGTATTATTGCAACACTTGCAACCAGCCCCTGTGTGGAAACTGCAGAGAAGCCACCCACAAGGCCAAGATGTTCTCACGCCATGAAATTGTTTCCCTGGCCAAGCGCACCAAGGAAGCCCACAAAAAGTGTG CCCTCCATGAAGAACTATACATCATGTTCTCTACGGAGAAGAAGTCTATGCTTTGCATCAACTGTTTCAGAGACATGCCAGT GGAGAGTAGAGCGCACTGCATTGATATTGAGACAGCCTATATGCAAGGCTGTGAAAAACTGGACCAAGCCGTTTTA GCTGTGAAGGAGCTCCAGACATCAGCACGAGAAGCCATTGTTCTGCTGAAAGCTATGATTGGAGAAGTCAGGGCCAATGTGGATGAGGAGGAGGGTGCAATCTGTACCCTTTTCAACAGCATGCAG GAAAAActagcagagagaaagaagattCTACTTAAAGCAGCTCAAAG CCAGCATGAGGAGAAGGAACGAGCTTTTAAAGAGCAGCTGTCACACCTGGCTGCACTGCTGCCGACTCTCCAG GTCCATCTGGTTACGTGCTCTGCTTTCCTTAGTTCAGCAAATAAATTTGAGTTTCTAGACATGGGTTAT CAACTGATGGAGAGGCTGAAGAAGATTGTAAAGCTGCCTCACAGACTGAGGCCATCGCAGAGCAGTAAG ataaacacagagTACCGGTCTGAATTCGCCCGCTGTCTGGAGCCCCTGTTACTTCTGGGTCAGCGACGCTCAGTGTCCACGGCAGGCAGCGTCTCAGGACTGGGCAATAGCGGTGGACT ACTGCCATCTGTGAGCTGTCACTCCCCAACAGGCGGACATATGATGCTAGATTCCTCAGTGGTGCGAAAGCCCACTTCTCACCGCTACATCAGCACTAAAGTCCTCCTGGCTGAGGGTGGGGAGAGTCCCTTCATGGAGCACTGCAGAAATTATGAGAACAGCTACAAG AATTTGCAGACAGAAATCCAGAAGCTTAAGGACCAGGTGCAGGAGATTCACAGAGACCTGACTAAACATCATTCCCTCATAAAGACAGACACCATGAGCGAGATCCTGGAAAGGTCTCTGGAGATGGACGGTGAGATCTCAACAGAATACACATCAGTTGAGATGATGAGGGCCATGTTTGAGGAG ATCTGGGAGGAGACGTACCAAAGGGTGGCAAACGAGCAAGAAATTTATGAAG CACAACTTCATGACTTAGTTCAGTTAAAGCAAGAGAATTCCTACCTGACAACTATTGCTCGGCAAATAGGCCCTTACATCCGATCCATAGCGAAGGTGAAGGAGCGCCTAGAACCCAG GCTCAAGGAGCCAAAGGAGCTTAAAGATGACCGAACTGAGACTATGCTGAAAATTTATGAGGACAGCAGCATGGCAGCTGATACCCAGCACAG CAATGAACTAACATGTGCTCATGAAGACTATCACACTCTGAGCCTATCCGATGACTCCAATCTCAAAAGCAAGGACCTGTACAGGCTGAACAAGCAGAAATGCGCCACTGATACGAGCCACTGTATCCCTGTTAAACCACAACTCAGCTGA
- the rnf207b gene encoding RING finger protein 207 isoform X1 — translation MSGGIFSPLDKLFDPDSANCHPLVCHLCREQYEHPCLLDCYHTFCASCLRGRAVDSRLTCPLCGHQSIVKGVNALPPEDRLLKFLVDNSADSEETVQCANCDWECKKQDVDAMYYCNTCNQPLCGNCREATHKAKMFSRHEIVSLAKRTKEAHKKCALHEELYIMFSTEKKSMLCINCFRDMPVESRAHCIDIETAYMQGCEKLDQAVLAVKELQTSAREAIVLLKAMIGEVRANVDEEEGAICTLFNSMQEKLAERKKILLKAAQSQHEEKERAFKEQLSHLAALLPTLQVHLVTCSAFLSSANKFEFLDMGYQLMERLKKIVKLPHRLRPSQSSKINTEYRSEFARCLEPLLLLGQRRSVSTAGSVSGLGNSGGLLPSVSCHSPTGGHMMLDSSVVRKPTSHRYISTKVLLAEGGESPFMEHCRNYENSYKNLQTEIQKLKDQVQEIHRDLTKHHSLIKTDTMSEILERSLEMDGEISTEYTSVEMMRAMFEEIWEETYQRVANEQEIYEAQLHDLVQLKQENSYLTTIARQIGPYIRSIAKVKERLEPSRLKEPKELKDDRTETMLKIYEDSSMAADTQHSNELTCAHEDYHTLSLSDDSNLKSKDLYRLNKQKCATDTSHCIPVKPQLS, via the exons ATGTCTGGAGGAATCTTCTCTCCTTTGGATAAACTTTTCGACCCAGACAGTGCAAACTGCCACCCCTTGGTGTGCCACTTGTGCCGTGAGCAGTATGAGCATCCGTGCCTACTGGACTGTTACCACACTTTCTGTGCCAGCTGCCTGCGTGGTAGAGCTGTGGACAGCCGGCTCACATGCCCCCTCTGTGG GCACCAGTCTATTGTGAAAGGGGTGAATGCACTGCCTCCAGAGGACCGTCTGCTGAAGTTCTTGGTGGATAATTCTGCGGACAGCGAGGAAACCGTGCAGTGTGCCAACTGTGACTGGGAGTGCAAGAAACAG GATGTGGATGCAATGTATTATTGCAACACTTGCAACCAGCCCCTGTGTGGAAACTGCAGAGAAGCCACCCACAAGGCCAAGATGTTCTCACGCCATGAAATTGTTTCCCTGGCCAAGCGCACCAAGGAAGCCCACAAAAAGTGTG CCCTCCATGAAGAACTATACATCATGTTCTCTACGGAGAAGAAGTCTATGCTTTGCATCAACTGTTTCAGAGACATGCCAGT GGAGAGTAGAGCGCACTGCATTGATATTGAGACAGCCTATATGCAAGGCTGTGAAAAACTGGACCAAGCCGTTTTA GCTGTGAAGGAGCTCCAGACATCAGCACGAGAAGCCATTGTTCTGCTGAAAGCTATGATTGGAGAAGTCAGGGCCAATGTGGATGAGGAGGAGGGTGCAATCTGTACCCTTTTCAACAGCATGCAG GAAAAActagcagagagaaagaagattCTACTTAAAGCAGCTCAAAG CCAGCATGAGGAGAAGGAACGAGCTTTTAAAGAGCAGCTGTCACACCTGGCTGCACTGCTGCCGACTCTCCAG GTCCATCTGGTTACGTGCTCTGCTTTCCTTAGTTCAGCAAATAAATTTGAGTTTCTAGACATGGGTTAT CAACTGATGGAGAGGCTGAAGAAGATTGTAAAGCTGCCTCACAGACTGAGGCCATCGCAGAGCAGTAAG ataaacacagagTACCGGTCTGAATTCGCCCGCTGTCTGGAGCCCCTGTTACTTCTGGGTCAGCGACGCTCAGTGTCCACGGCAGGCAGCGTCTCAGGACTGGGCAATAGCGGTGGACT ACTGCCATCTGTGAGCTGTCACTCCCCAACAGGCGGACATATGATGCTAGATTCCTCAGTGGTGCGAAAGCCCACTTCTCACCGCTACATCAGCACTAAAGTCCTCCTGGCTGAGGGTGGGGAGAGTCCCTTCATGGAGCACTGCAGAAATTATGAGAACAGCTACAAG AATTTGCAGACAGAAATCCAGAAGCTTAAGGACCAGGTGCAGGAGATTCACAGAGACCTGACTAAACATCATTCCCTCATAAAGACAGACACCATGAGCGAGATCCTGGAAAGGTCTCTGGAGATGGACGGTGAGATCTCAACAGAATACACATCAGTTGAGATGATGAGGGCCATGTTTGAGGAG ATCTGGGAGGAGACGTACCAAAGGGTGGCAAACGAGCAAGAAATTTATGAAG CACAACTTCATGACTTAGTTCAGTTAAAGCAAGAGAATTCCTACCTGACAACTATTGCTCGGCAAATAGGCCCTTACATCCGATCCATAGCGAAGGTGAAGGAGCGCCTAGAACCCAG CAGGCTCAAGGAGCCAAAGGAGCTTAAAGATGACCGAACTGAGACTATGCTGAAAATTTATGAGGACAGCAGCATGGCAGCTGATACCCAGCACAG CAATGAACTAACATGTGCTCATGAAGACTATCACACTCTGAGCCTATCCGATGACTCCAATCTCAAAAGCAAGGACCTGTACAGGCTGAACAAGCAGAAATGCGCCACTGATACGAGCCACTGTATCCCTGTTAAACCACAACTCAGCTGA
- the rnf207b gene encoding RING finger protein 207 isoform X3, translating into MFMHQSIVKGVNALPPEDRLLKFLVDNSADSEETVQCANCDWECKKQDVDAMYYCNTCNQPLCGNCREATHKAKMFSRHEIVSLAKRTKEAHKKCALHEELYIMFSTEKKSMLCINCFRDMPVESRAHCIDIETAYMQGCEKLDQAVLAVKELQTSAREAIVLLKAMIGEVRANVDEEEGAICTLFNSMQEKLAERKKILLKAAQSQHEEKERAFKEQLSHLAALLPTLQVHLVTCSAFLSSANKFEFLDMGYQLMERLKKIVKLPHRLRPSQSSKINTEYRSEFARCLEPLLLLGQRRSVSTAGSVSGLGNSGGLLPSVSCHSPTGGHMMLDSSVVRKPTSHRYISTKVLLAEGGESPFMEHCRNYENSYKNLQTEIQKLKDQVQEIHRDLTKHHSLIKTDTMSEILERSLEMDGEISTEYTSVEMMRAMFEEIWEETYQRVANEQEIYEAQLHDLVQLKQENSYLTTIARQIGPYIRSIAKVKERLEPSRLKEPKELKDDRTETMLKIYEDSSMAADTQHSNELTCAHEDYHTLSLSDDSNLKSKDLYRLNKQKCATDTSHCIPVKPQLS; encoded by the exons ATGTTTAT GCACCAGTCTATTGTGAAAGGGGTGAATGCACTGCCTCCAGAGGACCGTCTGCTGAAGTTCTTGGTGGATAATTCTGCGGACAGCGAGGAAACCGTGCAGTGTGCCAACTGTGACTGGGAGTGCAAGAAACAG GATGTGGATGCAATGTATTATTGCAACACTTGCAACCAGCCCCTGTGTGGAAACTGCAGAGAAGCCACCCACAAGGCCAAGATGTTCTCACGCCATGAAATTGTTTCCCTGGCCAAGCGCACCAAGGAAGCCCACAAAAAGTGTG CCCTCCATGAAGAACTATACATCATGTTCTCTACGGAGAAGAAGTCTATGCTTTGCATCAACTGTTTCAGAGACATGCCAGT GGAGAGTAGAGCGCACTGCATTGATATTGAGACAGCCTATATGCAAGGCTGTGAAAAACTGGACCAAGCCGTTTTA GCTGTGAAGGAGCTCCAGACATCAGCACGAGAAGCCATTGTTCTGCTGAAAGCTATGATTGGAGAAGTCAGGGCCAATGTGGATGAGGAGGAGGGTGCAATCTGTACCCTTTTCAACAGCATGCAG GAAAAActagcagagagaaagaagattCTACTTAAAGCAGCTCAAAG CCAGCATGAGGAGAAGGAACGAGCTTTTAAAGAGCAGCTGTCACACCTGGCTGCACTGCTGCCGACTCTCCAG GTCCATCTGGTTACGTGCTCTGCTTTCCTTAGTTCAGCAAATAAATTTGAGTTTCTAGACATGGGTTAT CAACTGATGGAGAGGCTGAAGAAGATTGTAAAGCTGCCTCACAGACTGAGGCCATCGCAGAGCAGTAAG ataaacacagagTACCGGTCTGAATTCGCCCGCTGTCTGGAGCCCCTGTTACTTCTGGGTCAGCGACGCTCAGTGTCCACGGCAGGCAGCGTCTCAGGACTGGGCAATAGCGGTGGACT ACTGCCATCTGTGAGCTGTCACTCCCCAACAGGCGGACATATGATGCTAGATTCCTCAGTGGTGCGAAAGCCCACTTCTCACCGCTACATCAGCACTAAAGTCCTCCTGGCTGAGGGTGGGGAGAGTCCCTTCATGGAGCACTGCAGAAATTATGAGAACAGCTACAAG AATTTGCAGACAGAAATCCAGAAGCTTAAGGACCAGGTGCAGGAGATTCACAGAGACCTGACTAAACATCATTCCCTCATAAAGACAGACACCATGAGCGAGATCCTGGAAAGGTCTCTGGAGATGGACGGTGAGATCTCAACAGAATACACATCAGTTGAGATGATGAGGGCCATGTTTGAGGAG ATCTGGGAGGAGACGTACCAAAGGGTGGCAAACGAGCAAGAAATTTATGAAG CACAACTTCATGACTTAGTTCAGTTAAAGCAAGAGAATTCCTACCTGACAACTATTGCTCGGCAAATAGGCCCTTACATCCGATCCATAGCGAAGGTGAAGGAGCGCCTAGAACCCAG CAGGCTCAAGGAGCCAAAGGAGCTTAAAGATGACCGAACTGAGACTATGCTGAAAATTTATGAGGACAGCAGCATGGCAGCTGATACCCAGCACAG CAATGAACTAACATGTGCTCATGAAGACTATCACACTCTGAGCCTATCCGATGACTCCAATCTCAAAAGCAAGGACCTGTACAGGCTGAACAAGCAGAAATGCGCCACTGATACGAGCCACTGTATCCCTGTTAAACCACAACTCAGCTGA
- the rnf207b gene encoding RING finger protein 207 isoform X4 gives MYYCNTCNQPLCGNCREATHKAKMFSRHEIVSLAKRTKEAHKKCALHEELYIMFSTEKKSMLCINCFRDMPVESRAHCIDIETAYMQGCEKLDQAVLAVKELQTSAREAIVLLKAMIGEVRANVDEEEGAICTLFNSMQEKLAERKKILLKAAQSQHEEKERAFKEQLSHLAALLPTLQVHLVTCSAFLSSANKFEFLDMGYQLMERLKKIVKLPHRLRPSQSSKINTEYRSEFARCLEPLLLLGQRRSVSTAGSVSGLGNSGGLLPSVSCHSPTGGHMMLDSSVVRKPTSHRYISTKVLLAEGGESPFMEHCRNYENSYKNLQTEIQKLKDQVQEIHRDLTKHHSLIKTDTMSEILERSLEMDGEISTEYTSVEMMRAMFEEIWEETYQRVANEQEIYEAQLHDLVQLKQENSYLTTIARQIGPYIRSIAKVKERLEPSRLKEPKELKDDRTETMLKIYEDSSMAADTQHSNELTCAHEDYHTLSLSDDSNLKSKDLYRLNKQKCATDTSHCIPVKPQLS, from the exons ATGTATTATTGCAACACTTGCAACCAGCCCCTGTGTGGAAACTGCAGAGAAGCCACCCACAAGGCCAAGATGTTCTCACGCCATGAAATTGTTTCCCTGGCCAAGCGCACCAAGGAAGCCCACAAAAAGTGTG CCCTCCATGAAGAACTATACATCATGTTCTCTACGGAGAAGAAGTCTATGCTTTGCATCAACTGTTTCAGAGACATGCCAGT GGAGAGTAGAGCGCACTGCATTGATATTGAGACAGCCTATATGCAAGGCTGTGAAAAACTGGACCAAGCCGTTTTA GCTGTGAAGGAGCTCCAGACATCAGCACGAGAAGCCATTGTTCTGCTGAAAGCTATGATTGGAGAAGTCAGGGCCAATGTGGATGAGGAGGAGGGTGCAATCTGTACCCTTTTCAACAGCATGCAG GAAAAActagcagagagaaagaagattCTACTTAAAGCAGCTCAAAG CCAGCATGAGGAGAAGGAACGAGCTTTTAAAGAGCAGCTGTCACACCTGGCTGCACTGCTGCCGACTCTCCAG GTCCATCTGGTTACGTGCTCTGCTTTCCTTAGTTCAGCAAATAAATTTGAGTTTCTAGACATGGGTTAT CAACTGATGGAGAGGCTGAAGAAGATTGTAAAGCTGCCTCACAGACTGAGGCCATCGCAGAGCAGTAAG ataaacacagagTACCGGTCTGAATTCGCCCGCTGTCTGGAGCCCCTGTTACTTCTGGGTCAGCGACGCTCAGTGTCCACGGCAGGCAGCGTCTCAGGACTGGGCAATAGCGGTGGACT ACTGCCATCTGTGAGCTGTCACTCCCCAACAGGCGGACATATGATGCTAGATTCCTCAGTGGTGCGAAAGCCCACTTCTCACCGCTACATCAGCACTAAAGTCCTCCTGGCTGAGGGTGGGGAGAGTCCCTTCATGGAGCACTGCAGAAATTATGAGAACAGCTACAAG AATTTGCAGACAGAAATCCAGAAGCTTAAGGACCAGGTGCAGGAGATTCACAGAGACCTGACTAAACATCATTCCCTCATAAAGACAGACACCATGAGCGAGATCCTGGAAAGGTCTCTGGAGATGGACGGTGAGATCTCAACAGAATACACATCAGTTGAGATGATGAGGGCCATGTTTGAGGAG ATCTGGGAGGAGACGTACCAAAGGGTGGCAAACGAGCAAGAAATTTATGAAG CACAACTTCATGACTTAGTTCAGTTAAAGCAAGAGAATTCCTACCTGACAACTATTGCTCGGCAAATAGGCCCTTACATCCGATCCATAGCGAAGGTGAAGGAGCGCCTAGAACCCAG CAGGCTCAAGGAGCCAAAGGAGCTTAAAGATGACCGAACTGAGACTATGCTGAAAATTTATGAGGACAGCAGCATGGCAGCTGATACCCAGCACAG CAATGAACTAACATGTGCTCATGAAGACTATCACACTCTGAGCCTATCCGATGACTCCAATCTCAAAAGCAAGGACCTGTACAGGCTGAACAAGCAGAAATGCGCCACTGATACGAGCCACTGTATCCCTGTTAAACCACAACTCAGCTGA